A section of the Nerophis ophidion isolate RoL-2023_Sa linkage group LG16, RoL_Noph_v1.0, whole genome shotgun sequence genome encodes:
- the LOC133534905 gene encoding transmembrane protein 88: MCGMDVDLDDGGSGEEDKEEELWMGEQVKMLPPPVAHSGGSAWGSQRGRCGCLACGAALVLWDVSVVLAGALLLAGVFFVVLLPAALPLYAGFLCHSRILNGSSAVCGYLDDNSSSALIILGFVMMSPLVVAAAVVFCGLLRRFRLLLLIQPITRARYRGRLMDWVGGVRAWV; the protein is encoded by the exons ATGTGCGGCATGGACGTGGACCTGGACGATGGAGGCTCAGGCGAGGAGGACAAGGAGGAAGAGTTGTGGATGGGCGAGCAGGTCAAGATGCTTCCCCCTCCAGTGGCTCACAGCGGAGGCTCGGCGTGGGGCAGCCAGAGAGGACGGTGTGGCTGTCTGGCATGCGGGGCTGCTCTGGTCCTTTGGGACGTGTCGGTGGTTCTGGCTGGCGCCCTGCTGCTAGCCGGGGTTTTCTTTGTGGTGCTGCTGCCTGCCGCGCTGCCGCTCTATGCCGGCTTCCTGTGCCATTCCAGA ATTCTGAATGGTTCGTCGGCTGTCTGCGGTTACCTTGACGACAACAGCAGCTCGGCCCTCATCATTCTCGGCTTTGTGATGATGTCGCCGCTTGTGGTGGCGGCGGCGGTCGTCTTCTGCGGGTTGCTGCGAAGGTTCCGGCTGCTGCTTCTCATTCAGCCAATCACGCGTGCACGGTACCGGGGGCGCCTGATGGACTGGGTGGGGGGCGTTCGCGCTTGGGTCTGA